Proteins from one Anopheles nili chromosome 2, idAnoNiliSN_F5_01, whole genome shotgun sequence genomic window:
- the LOC128720602 gene encoding uncharacterized protein CG45076 isoform X1, whose protein sequence is MVYESDFYSTRRVGSSYTRPTISSYTVTTPLRYSGVPRFNTITTTTTTYRTPMPYVAHKRLVPVTRIVTSPPRVTVSPMRVYGSPVRVLGSPVRVLGSPVRTVRAIRSPARVIVSPARIVTIRSPYLRPSIINKEFDRIERKYRASPVSSALEQYYNSPSYLEFEDEKRDIRNSTALLLRQLNDPVPRLMAPVAQAAPEPNPKKWVYDPFSTHNRLNSDTYVKSHITDPIRSVRNDIEAMARYHSPASRYVEYVLLDDILWRYTYYVDEEGKNHLASTRIIGSQAYPKSKPRIYNYDTARVGKDVNVMSYYKSNRTQAKADVEEGKLNPVRPTRKFNNPKLYDDPSDPKLKDKLEKIDRVAELNKVRYEPINLEKERLKLLEEAKKKEEAAAEREKLRLEEQARKEEEARLAAEEAERQRIEEERLAEEARVAEEARLAEEARLAEEARIAEEARLAEEAKKAEEKKKKAAEKKKKDEEEKKKKDAEEKKRKEEEEKKRKEEEERKRKEEEERKRKEAEEAARKAAEEEAARKAAEEAAQKAAEEEAARKAAEEEAARKSAEEEQSRITEAQKVREDELARLNELEKQAIEENNEELAKEIAELKAIAQSDEELLKRQAAKLEETGAPAAEGETAPAAEGEPAAVVAEGEPAAEAAPVAEETVAPEESKTEESPAAAE, encoded by the exons ATGGTTTACGAAAGTGACTTCTACTCCACCCGTCGGGTTGGCTCGAGCTACACCCGCCCCACGATTTCCTCGTACACCGTGACG ACTCCACTGCGCTACTCCGGAGTACCACGG TTCAACACGATCACGACCACGACCACGACGTACCGCACACCGATGCCGTACGTGGCGCACAAACGGCTCGTTCCAGTGACGCGAATCGTCACGTCACCGCCACGTGTCACGGTTTCACCGATGCGCGTGTACGGTTCACCGGTCCGCGTGCTCGGATCGCCGGTCCGCGTGCTCGGTTCACCCGTTCGCACCGTGCGCGCGATCCGCTCACCGGCCCGTGTCATCGTCTCACCGGCCCGGATTGTCACGATCCGATCGCCGTACCTGCGGCCGTCGATCATCAACAAAGAATTCGATCGCATTGAACGTAAATATCGCGCTAGCCCTGTAAGTAGTGCCCTAGAGCAGTATTACAACTCGCCCTCCTACCTG GAATTTGAGGATGAGAAGCGTGACATCCGCAACTCGACCGCACTGTTGCTGCGCCAGCTGAACGATCCCGTGCCCCGCCTGATGGCCCCGGTCGCTCAAGCCGCTCCAGAACCCAA CCCCAAGAAGTGGGTGTACGATCCGTTCTCCACCCACAACCGTCTCAACAGCGACACCTACGTGAAGAGCCACATCACCGATCCGATTCGCAGCGTGCGCAACGACATCGAGGCCATGGCCAGATACCATTCGCCGGCATCGCGCTATGTCG AATACGTGCTGTTGGATGACATCTTGTGGCGCTATACGTACTACGTCGACGAGGAGG GCAAGAACCACTTGGCCAGTACGCGCATCATTGGCTCGCAGGCCTACCCGAAAAGCAAGCCTCGTATCTATAACTACGATACCGCCCGGGTCGGCAAGGATGTGAACGTCATGTCGTACTATAAATCCAACCGCACCCAGGCCAAGGCCGATGTGGAGGAAG GCAAATTAAATCCAGTTCGCCCGACGCGCAAATTCAACAACCCGAAGCTGTACGACGACCCATCTGATCCCAAGCTGAAGGACAAGCTGGAGAAGATTGACCGTGTTGCCGAGCTGAACAAGGTGCGCTACGAACCGATCAACCTAGAGAAGGAGCGTCTGAAGCTGCTGGAGGAGGCCAAAAAGAAGGAGGAAGC AGCCGCCGAGCGAGAGAAGCTCCGTTTGGAGGAGCAAGCGCGCAAGGAGGAAGAAGCTCGCCTGGCCGCTGAGGAAGCCGAACGTCAGCGCATCGAGGAAGAGCGGTTGGCTGAGGAAGCCCGCGTGGCCGAGGAAGCTCGGTTGGCTGAGGAGGCCCGGTTGGCGGAGGAGGCTCGTATTGCCGAGGAGGCCCGTCTTGCCGAGGAAGCCAAGAAG GccgaagagaagaagaagaaggccgccgaaaagaagaagaaggacgaagaggaaaagaagaagaaggacgcggaagagaagaaacgcaaggaagaggaagagaagaagcgcaaggaagaggaagaacgCAAGCGcaaggaagaggaagagcGCAAGCGTAAGGAAGCCGAAGAGGCGGCTCGCAAGGCTGCGGAAGAGGAAGCCGCCCGTAAGGCGGCTGAGGAGGCAGCCCAAAAGGCGGCCGAAGAGGAAGCCGCCCGTAAGgcggctgaagaagaagcggcCCGTAAATCGGCCGAAGAAGAGCAGAGCCGCATCACGGAGGCGCAAAAGGTGCGCGAGGACGAGCTGGCGCGGTTGAACGAACTCGAAAAGCAAGCCATCGAGGAGAACAACGAGGAGCTGGCGAAGGAGATCGCGGAGTTGAAGGCGATCGCGCAGTCGGACGAAGAGCTGCTGAAGCGCCAGGCGGCTAAGCTCGAGGAGACGGGTGCACCGGCGGCTGAGGGTGAAACGGCACCGGCGGCTGAGGGAGAGCCGGCTGCGGTGGTGGCCGAGGGTGAGCCGGCGGCTGAGGCAGCCCCGGTGGCAGAGGAGACGGTGGCACCCGAGGAGAGCAAGACTGAGGAGAGTCCTGCTGCCGCCGAGTGA
- the LOC128720602 gene encoding uncharacterized protein CG45076 isoform X2 has product MVYESDFYSTRRVGSSYTRPTISSYTVTTPLRYSGVPRFNTITTTTTTYRTPMPYVAHKRLVPVTRIVTSPPRVTVSPMRVYGSPVRVLGSPVRVLGSPVRTVRAIRSPARVIVSPARIVTIRSPYLRPSIINKEFDRIERKYRASPVSSALEQYYNSPSYLEFEDEKRDIRNSTALLLRQLNDPVPRLMAPVAQAAPEPNPKKWVYDPFSTHNRLNSDTYVKSHITDPIRSVRNDIEAMARYHSPASRYVVGKLNPVRPTRKFNNPKLYDDPSDPKLKDKLEKIDRVAELNKVRYEPINLEKERLKLLEEAKKKEEAAAEREKLRLEEQARKEEEARLAAEEAERQRIEEERLAEEARVAEEARLAEEARLAEEARIAEEARLAEEAKKAEEKKKKAAEKKKKDEEEKKKKDAEEKKRKEEEEKKRKEEEERKRKEEEERKRKEAEEAARKAAEEEAARKAAEEAAQKAAEEEAARKAAEEEAARKSAEEEQSRITEAQKVREDELARLNELEKQAIEENNEELAKEIAELKAIAQSDEELLKRQAAKLEETGAPAAEGETAPAAEGEPAAVVAEGEPAAEAAPVAEETVAPEESKTEESPAAAE; this is encoded by the exons ATGGTTTACGAAAGTGACTTCTACTCCACCCGTCGGGTTGGCTCGAGCTACACCCGCCCCACGATTTCCTCGTACACCGTGACG ACTCCACTGCGCTACTCCGGAGTACCACGG TTCAACACGATCACGACCACGACCACGACGTACCGCACACCGATGCCGTACGTGGCGCACAAACGGCTCGTTCCAGTGACGCGAATCGTCACGTCACCGCCACGTGTCACGGTTTCACCGATGCGCGTGTACGGTTCACCGGTCCGCGTGCTCGGATCGCCGGTCCGCGTGCTCGGTTCACCCGTTCGCACCGTGCGCGCGATCCGCTCACCGGCCCGTGTCATCGTCTCACCGGCCCGGATTGTCACGATCCGATCGCCGTACCTGCGGCCGTCGATCATCAACAAAGAATTCGATCGCATTGAACGTAAATATCGCGCTAGCCCTGTAAGTAGTGCCCTAGAGCAGTATTACAACTCGCCCTCCTACCTG GAATTTGAGGATGAGAAGCGTGACATCCGCAACTCGACCGCACTGTTGCTGCGCCAGCTGAACGATCCCGTGCCCCGCCTGATGGCCCCGGTCGCTCAAGCCGCTCCAGAACCCAA CCCCAAGAAGTGGGTGTACGATCCGTTCTCCACCCACAACCGTCTCAACAGCGACACCTACGTGAAGAGCCACATCACCGATCCGATTCGCAGCGTGCGCAACGACATCGAGGCCATGGCCAGATACCATTCGCCGGCATCGCGCTATGTCG TAGGCAAATTAAATCCAGTTCGCCCGACGCGCAAATTCAACAACCCGAAGCTGTACGACGACCCATCTGATCCCAAGCTGAAGGACAAGCTGGAGAAGATTGACCGTGTTGCCGAGCTGAACAAGGTGCGCTACGAACCGATCAACCTAGAGAAGGAGCGTCTGAAGCTGCTGGAGGAGGCCAAAAAGAAGGAGGAAGC AGCCGCCGAGCGAGAGAAGCTCCGTTTGGAGGAGCAAGCGCGCAAGGAGGAAGAAGCTCGCCTGGCCGCTGAGGAAGCCGAACGTCAGCGCATCGAGGAAGAGCGGTTGGCTGAGGAAGCCCGCGTGGCCGAGGAAGCTCGGTTGGCTGAGGAGGCCCGGTTGGCGGAGGAGGCTCGTATTGCCGAGGAGGCCCGTCTTGCCGAGGAAGCCAAGAAG GccgaagagaagaagaagaaggccgccgaaaagaagaagaaggacgaagaggaaaagaagaagaaggacgcggaagagaagaaacgcaaggaagaggaagagaagaagcgcaaggaagaggaagaacgCAAGCGcaaggaagaggaagagcGCAAGCGTAAGGAAGCCGAAGAGGCGGCTCGCAAGGCTGCGGAAGAGGAAGCCGCCCGTAAGGCGGCTGAGGAGGCAGCCCAAAAGGCGGCCGAAGAGGAAGCCGCCCGTAAGgcggctgaagaagaagcggcCCGTAAATCGGCCGAAGAAGAGCAGAGCCGCATCACGGAGGCGCAAAAGGTGCGCGAGGACGAGCTGGCGCGGTTGAACGAACTCGAAAAGCAAGCCATCGAGGAGAACAACGAGGAGCTGGCGAAGGAGATCGCGGAGTTGAAGGCGATCGCGCAGTCGGACGAAGAGCTGCTGAAGCGCCAGGCGGCTAAGCTCGAGGAGACGGGTGCACCGGCGGCTGAGGGTGAAACGGCACCGGCGGCTGAGGGAGAGCCGGCTGCGGTGGTGGCCGAGGGTGAGCCGGCGGCTGAGGCAGCCCCGGTGGCAGAGGAGACGGTGGCACCCGAGGAGAGCAAGACTGAGGAGAGTCCTGCTGCCGCCGAGTGA
- the LOC128720602 gene encoding uncharacterized protein CG45076 isoform X3, whose translation MVYESDFYSTRRVGSSYTRPTISSYTVTTPLRYSGVPRFNTITTTTTTYRTPMPYVAHKRLVPVTRIVTSPPRVTVSPMRVYGSPVRVLGSPVRVLGSPVRTVRAIRSPARVIVSPARIVTIRSPYLRPSIINKEFDRIERKYRASPEFEDEKRDIRNSTALLLRQLNDPVPRLMAPVAQAAPEPNPKKWVYDPFSTHNRLNSDTYVKSHITDPIRSVRNDIEAMARYHSPASRYVVGKLNPVRPTRKFNNPKLYDDPSDPKLKDKLEKIDRVAELNKVRYEPINLEKERLKLLEEAKKKEEAAAEREKLRLEEQARKEEEARLAAEEAERQRIEEERLAEEARVAEEARLAEEARLAEEARIAEEARLAEEAKKAEEKKKKAAEKKKKDEEEKKKKDAEEKKRKEEEEKKRKEEEERKRKEEEERKRKEAEEAARKAAEEEAARKAAEEAAQKAAEEEAARKAAEEEAARKSAEEEQSRITEAQKVREDELARLNELEKQAIEENNEELAKEIAELKAIAQSDEELLKRQAAKLEETGAPAAEGETAPAAEGEPAAVVAEGEPAAEAAPVAEETVAPEESKTEESPAAAE comes from the exons ATGGTTTACGAAAGTGACTTCTACTCCACCCGTCGGGTTGGCTCGAGCTACACCCGCCCCACGATTTCCTCGTACACCGTGACG ACTCCACTGCGCTACTCCGGAGTACCACGG TTCAACACGATCACGACCACGACCACGACGTACCGCACACCGATGCCGTACGTGGCGCACAAACGGCTCGTTCCAGTGACGCGAATCGTCACGTCACCGCCACGTGTCACGGTTTCACCGATGCGCGTGTACGGTTCACCGGTCCGCGTGCTCGGATCGCCGGTCCGCGTGCTCGGTTCACCCGTTCGCACCGTGCGCGCGATCCGCTCACCGGCCCGTGTCATCGTCTCACCGGCCCGGATTGTCACGATCCGATCGCCGTACCTGCGGCCGTCGATCATCAACAAAGAATTCGATCGCATTGAACGTAAATATCGCGCTAGCCCT GAATTTGAGGATGAGAAGCGTGACATCCGCAACTCGACCGCACTGTTGCTGCGCCAGCTGAACGATCCCGTGCCCCGCCTGATGGCCCCGGTCGCTCAAGCCGCTCCAGAACCCAA CCCCAAGAAGTGGGTGTACGATCCGTTCTCCACCCACAACCGTCTCAACAGCGACACCTACGTGAAGAGCCACATCACCGATCCGATTCGCAGCGTGCGCAACGACATCGAGGCCATGGCCAGATACCATTCGCCGGCATCGCGCTATGTCG TAGGCAAATTAAATCCAGTTCGCCCGACGCGCAAATTCAACAACCCGAAGCTGTACGACGACCCATCTGATCCCAAGCTGAAGGACAAGCTGGAGAAGATTGACCGTGTTGCCGAGCTGAACAAGGTGCGCTACGAACCGATCAACCTAGAGAAGGAGCGTCTGAAGCTGCTGGAGGAGGCCAAAAAGAAGGAGGAAGC AGCCGCCGAGCGAGAGAAGCTCCGTTTGGAGGAGCAAGCGCGCAAGGAGGAAGAAGCTCGCCTGGCCGCTGAGGAAGCCGAACGTCAGCGCATCGAGGAAGAGCGGTTGGCTGAGGAAGCCCGCGTGGCCGAGGAAGCTCGGTTGGCTGAGGAGGCCCGGTTGGCGGAGGAGGCTCGTATTGCCGAGGAGGCCCGTCTTGCCGAGGAAGCCAAGAAG GccgaagagaagaagaagaaggccgccgaaaagaagaagaaggacgaagaggaaaagaagaagaaggacgcggaagagaagaaacgcaaggaagaggaagagaagaagcgcaaggaagaggaagaacgCAAGCGcaaggaagaggaagagcGCAAGCGTAAGGAAGCCGAAGAGGCGGCTCGCAAGGCTGCGGAAGAGGAAGCCGCCCGTAAGGCGGCTGAGGAGGCAGCCCAAAAGGCGGCCGAAGAGGAAGCCGCCCGTAAGgcggctgaagaagaagcggcCCGTAAATCGGCCGAAGAAGAGCAGAGCCGCATCACGGAGGCGCAAAAGGTGCGCGAGGACGAGCTGGCGCGGTTGAACGAACTCGAAAAGCAAGCCATCGAGGAGAACAACGAGGAGCTGGCGAAGGAGATCGCGGAGTTGAAGGCGATCGCGCAGTCGGACGAAGAGCTGCTGAAGCGCCAGGCGGCTAAGCTCGAGGAGACGGGTGCACCGGCGGCTGAGGGTGAAACGGCACCGGCGGCTGAGGGAGAGCCGGCTGCGGTGGTGGCCGAGGGTGAGCCGGCGGCTGAGGCAGCCCCGGTGGCAGAGGAGACGGTGGCACCCGAGGAGAGCAAGACTGAGGAGAGTCCTGCTGCCGCCGAGTGA
- the LOC128720603 gene encoding protein anoxia up-regulated, producing MTKKNNQNSPERISQTPRYTTVETSTPRRDESYTYSKTYKTVTESSNSSDPYSRPSTSSSSYTSTTERNNRGGPGGYSYSTERTSTAGSGPGGYSYSSTTSGRLPHGTTYRHYSYRV from the coding sequence atgaccaaaaaaaacaaccaaaactCACCCGAACGCATTTCGCAGACACCGCGCTATACGACCGTCGAGACGTCGACGCCGCGTCGCGATGAGTCCTACACGTACTCGAAGACCTACAAGACCGTCACCGAGTCATCCAACTCATCCGATCCGTACTCGCGCCCGTCCACCTCCTCGTCCTCGTACACGTCGACCACGGAGCGGAACAACCGCGGAGGTCCAGGCGGCTACTCGTACAGTACGGAGCGCACCTCGACCGCTGGCAGCGGTCCGGGCGGTTACAGCTACAGCTCGACTACTTCCGGTCGTTTGCCGCATGGTACCACCTACCGGCACTACTCGTACCGCGTCTAG